From a region of the Coffea arabica cultivar ET-39 chromosome 3e, Coffea Arabica ET-39 HiFi, whole genome shotgun sequence genome:
- the LOC113734071 gene encoding UPF0613 protein PB24D3.06c-like produces MNLSTSASLSSTSSSSSSSSWLSGIVRGRSGSLKMANNSSAPAAAGGDGGGPINKKNQLVGVMFKYGPKSIQVAFKTGDYKQQVIFIGGLTDGFLATQYMEPLASALEKEKWSLVQFLMSSSYSGYGTSSLKQDAMELDQLINYLINKEDSEGVVLLGHSTGCQDIVHYMRTNTACSRAVRAAILQAPVSDREYNATLPETASMIDLASKMISEGRGSELMPREANPDVPMTAYRYHSLCAYNGDDDLFSSDLSEDQLRQRLGHMSHTPCQIIFSMADEYVPEYVDKKALVERLCGAMGGAEKVEIEWGNHALSNRVQEAVQAIINFVKREGPKGWDDPWS; encoded by the exons ATGAATCTTTCAACTTCAGCTTCCCTTTCATCCACGTCATCGTCATCGTCATCGTCTTCTTGGCTCTCCGGCATTGTCCGAGGCCGTTCCGGCAGTCTCAAGATGGCTAATAATTCTTCCGCCCCGGCGGCCGCAGGCGGAGACGGTGGTGGACCAATTAACAAGAAAAATCAGCTGGTGGGTGTCATGTTCAAGTACGGTCCTAAGTCTATTCAG GTTGCATTCAAAACAGGTGATTATAAACAGCAAGTGATTTTTATTGGGGGACTGACAGATGGATTTTTGGCTACCCA GTACATGGAGCCTTTGGCAAGTGCCTTGGAGAAGGAGAAGTGGTCACTAGTTCAGTTCCTGATGTCATCCTCATATAGCGGTTATGGCACATCAAGTCTGAAGCAA GATGCTATGGAGCTGGATCAATTGATAAATTACTTAATAAACAAGGAAGACTCTGAGGGTGTTGTACTGCTTGGACATAGTACAGGCTGTCAG GACATTGTGCATTACATGCGGACAAATACTGCATGCTCCAGAGCAGTCCGTGCTGCCATTTTGCAG GCACCAGTTAGTGATCGGGAGTACAATGCTACGCTCCCCGAAACTGCTTCAATGATTGATTTGGCTTCAAAAATGATAAGTGAAGGCCGAGGGTCAGAGCTAATGCCCAGGGAAGCAAATCCAGATGTCCCTATGACCGCCTATAG ATATCATTCGCTTTGTGCATATAATGGTGATGATGACTTGTTTAGTTCCGACTTAAGTGAGGACCAGCTGAGGCAGAGACTTGGACACATGTCCCACACACCTTGTCAG ATCATATTTTCCATGGCTGATGAATATGTACCAGAGTATGTTGACAAGAAAGCGCTTGTTGAGAG ATTATGCGGAGCAATGGGTGGTGCAGAAAAGGTTGAAATTGAATGGGGAAACCATGCCCTGTCCAACCGAGTTCAGGAAGCTGTCCAGGCAATAATAAACTTTGTCAAAAGAGAGGGACCCAAGGGATGGGATGACCCATGGAgttaa
- the LOC140038840 gene encoding uncharacterized protein: MMSPHMPEKVGNFAWIFRSNPIVHWGFKILLMAVFLGMLIFCSMDGIYMGRLQRNFVALKINSSSTNLTKSLQDLNFTDVSQLQPYIRQPYLNLNHTLRNLTKIHEILAPDVAPEPANFAEKGVNDTRFDPQVLPLLPARKDEILEDTVKPMIIPWVLAELEANYSSKLLSGWLAPGGEPCKDSRTEGISVPSLDGQESIELSTGDIHEFRIQALDGFGKPHCLGGDYFEIDLSGVNWKSRPPITDMGNGTYTFQLQVHPDFEGRYNLTIILLFRHYEGLKFSPARFAIDRVLRVFPIKFQKSSAQLPEICQCVKSDFVRDVWSGRWTRHAKNDSCPISYDGRYRCQEPLFPCQHPWCDGPMGILESNGWVYSTHCSFKMFNSEQAWNCLSNRWIFWWGDSNHCDTIRNILNFILGLDFATVPRRFDMNITNPKNPSQVVRITSIFNGHWNETSNYQGLNSLSNAEYRELLKGYFSHEVVPDTLIMNSGLHDGIYWPNLRHFIKGADYAAAFWSEILEGLRRKGMPLPEVIYRTTVTTGGYARSLGFNPSKMEAFNGVVIDKLRQYNVISRVIDDFDMTFPWHYDNRANDGVHYGRAPLKMKWRDGQIGHQYFVDLMLGHVLLNALCTRS, from the coding sequence ATGATGTCTCCTCACATGCCAGAGAAAGTTGGGAACTTTGCATGGATTTTCAGGTCTAATCCTATTGTTCATTGGGGTTTCAAGATTTTATTGATGGCTGTCTTTCTTGGGATGTTGATTTTTTGTAGCATGGATGGTATATATATGGGTAGGCTTCAGAGGAATTTTGTTGCTTTGAAGATTAATAGTAGTAGTACAAACTTGACAAAAAGCCTTCAAGATTTGAACTTTACTGATGTTTCTCAACTTCAGCCGTATATAAGACAGCCTTACCTGAATCTGAATCACACCCTGAGAAACTTGACAAAAATCCATGAAATTTTGGCTCCTGATGTTGCTCCTGAACCAGCCAATTTTGCTGAGAAGGGAGTTAATGATACCCGTTTTGATCCTCAAGTTTTACCCCTGTTACCAGCCCGAAAagatgaaattttggaagacaCTGTTAAGCCAATGATTATCCCTTGGGTTTTAGCTGAATTAGAGGCAAATTATTCATCAAAGTTGCTTTCTGGTTGGTTGGCTCCTGGTGGTGAACCGTGCAAGGATTCAAGAACTGAGGGTATCTCAGTCCCAAGTCTGGATGGTCAGGAGAGTATCGAGTTGTCTACTGGAGATATCCATGAATTTAGGATCCAGGCATTGGATGGTTTTGGAAAGCCTCATTGCTTAGGCGGTGATTATTTTGAAATTGACCTTTCTGGTGTAAATTGGAAGTCTAGGCCTCCAATTACGGATATGGGGAATGGCACCTACACATTTCAGCTCCAAGTCCATCCAGATTTTGAAGGACGTTATAATCTTACCATTATTCTGCTGTTTCGACATTATGAAGGACTAAAATTTTCCCCTGCTAGATTTGCAATTGATAGAGTTCTTCGTGTTTTCCCAATTAAATTCCAGAAATCATCCGCTCAGTTACCAGAAATCTGTCAATGCGTGAAGTCTGATTTTGTCAGAGATGTTTGGTCTGGTCGATGGACTCGGCATGCCAAGAATGATAGCTGCCCTATTAGTTACGATGGACGATATAGATGCCAAGAACCACTGTTCCCCTGCCAACATCCATGGTGTGATGGCCCTATGGGGATTTTGGAAAGTAATGGTTGGGTGTATTCAACACATTGTTCATTTAAGATGTTTAACAGTGAACAAGCCTGGAATTGCTTAAGTAATCGCTGGATTTTCTGGTGGGGAGACTCAAACCATTGTGACACCATCCGTAACATCCTTAACTTCATCCTAGGATTGGACTTTGCAACTGTTCCTCGAAGGTTCGATATGAACATCACAAATCCCAAGAATCCTTCGCAAGTTGTTCGAATTACAAGCATTTTCAACGGTCATTGGAATGAAACTTCAAACTATCAGGGATTGAACTCATTGTCAAACGCAGAGTACAGAGAATTGTTGAAAGGTTACTTTTCACATGAAGTTGTCCCAGACACGTTGATAATGAATTCTGGTTTACACGACGGGATCTATTGGCCTAATCTTAGGCATTTCATCAAGGGAGCAGATTATGCCGCAGCATTTTGGTCTGAGATATTGGAAGGGCTGAGGAGGAAGGGGATGCCCCTGCCAGAAGTCATATATAGAACCACCGTGACAACTGGTGGCTATGCTAGAAGCTTAGGATTTAATCCGTCCAAGATGGAGGCCTTCAATGGAGTAGTGATAGATAAGTTGAGGCAGTACAATGTGATTAGCAGAGTGATCGATGATTTTGATATGACCTTTCCGTGGCACTATGATAACAGGGCCAACGATGGGGTTCATTATGGCCGTGCCCCACTGAAGATGAAGTGGAGGGATGGCCAAATTGGTCACCAGTATTTTGTGGACCTTATGCTTGGTCATGTACTGCTGAACGCGTTATGCACAAGATCGTAG
- the LOC140038841 gene encoding uncharacterized protein, whose protein sequence is MAFKFSWVSFFKITLFLILVAAIATACYTLPIEKMLKNFLVWVEQDLGPWGPFVLAVAYIPLTILAVPASILTLGGGYLFGLPVGFIADSLGASIGAGAAFLLGRTIGRSFVISKLKDYPQFQAVAIAIRRSGFKIVLLLRLVPLLPFNMLNYLLSVTPVPFGEYVLASWLGMMPITLALVYVGTTLKDLSDVTHGWSEFSKTRWAFIALGLVVSVILIFCVTRVAKRALEKALAENEDFDGIAPSPQLPIVADSPVHLNEPFIIKIDPSQDNHEK, encoded by the exons ATGGCGTTCAAATTCAGCTGGGTTTCTTTCttcaaaattacccttttttTGATCCTTGTTGCTGCTATTGCCACGGCTTGTTACACTCTCCCCATTGAAAAG ATGCTGAAGAACTTTTTAGTATGGGTAGAGCAGGATCTTGGTCCTTGGggtccttttgtttt GGCGGTTGCGTATATCCCCCTGACAATTCTGGCAGTTCCAGCTTCAATACTCACA CTAGGTGGTGGTTATCTTTTTGGCTTGCCTGTGGGTTTCATCGCTGATTCCCTTGGTGCTTCAATTGGTGCTGGTGCAGCATTTCTTCTTGGCAGAACT ATTGGGAGGTCATTTGTTATTTCCAAATTAAAAGACTATCCACAGTTCCAAGCAGTTGCAATTGCTATTCGGAGATCTGGCTTTAAG ATTGTGCTGCTCCTACGACTTGTTCCTTTACTTCCATTTAACATGTTAAACTACCTACTGTCCGTCACTCCAGTACCCTTTGGCGAATATGTGCTGGCTTCATGGTTGGGAATGATG CCAATAACTCTAGCTCTGGTATATGTTGGAACAACGTTGAAGGATCTTTCTGATGTAACTCATGGATGGAGTGAATTCTCGAAAACTCGTTGG GCATTTATTGCATTGGGCCTTGTAGTGTCTG TCATTCTAATATTCTGTGTAACGAGAGTTGCAAAGAGGGCTTTGGAGAAAGCATTGGCTGAAAATGAGGACTTCGATGGTATTGCTCCGTCACCGCAGTTGCCGATTGTGGCTGATTCTCCTGTACATCTTAATGAACCATTTATAATCAAGATAGATCCCTCTCAAGATAATCACGAGAAGTAG
- the LOC140038842 gene encoding uncharacterized protein: protein MRKISFLSLAKCFNGCRDHTQVTGVGTRIWNFSDKAIELQVRVGSILKKAHSLKPGSSKRLKCKSIYKSYMPGKGKGSNGGGMRSLLYYYDETCQPYIWIHDTGCDFSRMVKQQYISLEDLRDCSEIRIFRDHQRGCISVRKKFRSDFC, encoded by the coding sequence ATGCGAAAGATAAGCTTTCTCTCGCTTGCGAAGTGCTTCAATGGATGTCGTGATCATACGCAAGTCACAGGAGTTGGAACCAGGATTTGGAACTTCAGTGACAAGGCAATTGAGTTGCAGGTAAGAGTGGGATCAATACTCAAGAAAGCTCATTCTTTGAAGCCAGGATCATCGAAAAGGCTGAAATGCAAGAGTATTTATAAGAGTTACATGCCTGGcaaaggaaaaggaagcaaTGGAGGAGGGATGAGGAGCTTGCTGTATTACTATGATGAAACATGTCAACCCTATATCTGGATACATGATACTGGATGTGATTTCTCTAGGATGGTGAAGCAACAATATATTAGTCTTGAGGATTTGAGGGATTGTTCTGAGATCAGGATCTTCAGGGATCATCAGAGGGGCTGCATATCAGTTCGTAAGAAGTTCAGATCAGACTTTTGTTGA